One region of Streptomyces subrutilus genomic DNA includes:
- a CDS encoding amino acid ABC transporter permease, with the protein MDVLTENFSLYGKGFLGTVELTVYASLLALVLGFVMASFRVAPVGSFRVFGTVWVAVLRNTPLTLLFFAVLLGLPRFGLVLPFQLFAVLALGCYTSAFICEVLRSGINTVPKGQGEAARSLGMTFGHTLGSVVLPQAFRSVIPPIGSTLIALAKNSAIAGAFSVTELLGTYKTLNELGYSIIWTFVWIAVGYLIITLSISALFNVLEKRYGVAR; encoded by the coding sequence ATGGACGTACTCACCGAGAACTTCTCGCTCTACGGAAAGGGCTTCCTCGGCACCGTCGAGCTGACCGTCTACGCCTCCCTGCTCGCCCTGGTCCTCGGCTTCGTCATGGCCTCGTTCCGGGTCGCCCCCGTCGGCTCCTTCCGGGTCTTCGGCACGGTCTGGGTCGCCGTGCTGCGCAACACCCCGCTCACCCTGCTCTTCTTCGCCGTGCTGCTGGGCCTGCCCCGCTTCGGGCTCGTCCTGCCCTTCCAGCTCTTCGCCGTCCTGGCGCTGGGCTGCTACACCTCCGCCTTCATCTGCGAGGTGCTGCGCTCGGGCATCAACACCGTGCCCAAGGGGCAGGGCGAGGCGGCCCGCAGCCTCGGCATGACCTTCGGCCACACGCTGGGCTCGGTGGTCCTGCCGCAGGCCTTCCGCTCCGTCATCCCGCCCATCGGCTCCACGCTGATCGCGCTCGCCAAGAACTCCGCGATCGCGGGCGCGTTCAGCGTCACCGAGCTGCTGGGCACCTACAAGACCCTCAACGAGCTGGGCTACAGCATCATCTGGACCTTCGTCTGGATCGCCGTGGGCTACCTGATCATCACCCTGTCCATCAGCGCGCTCTTCAACGTGCTGGAGAAGCGCTACGGAGTCGCCCGATGA
- a CDS encoding amino acid ABC transporter permease, with translation MTAHALHGDLESTALYDIPGPRAQRRHFLYGIVSTAAILVLAGWILYLLFDTHQFTTAKWSPFAYEGIQELLLKGLWNTLKAFLYAAVLSLLLGAVLATGRLSVHRPVRWLATLCVEFFRAMPVLVMIFFIFVALKVQPLPALVAGLTLYNGSVLAEVFRTGINAVERGQREAAYALGMRKTQVMSHILAPQAVRAMLPTIISQLVVALKDTSLGYLITYEEFLHAGKLIASNLDYDLPFIPVVMIISPIYIGMCMLLSWFATWVARRERRNVKTKAVKVGPPEPGVVLPGRD, from the coding sequence ATGACCGCGCACGCGCTCCACGGCGACCTGGAATCCACCGCCCTCTACGACATCCCGGGCCCGCGCGCCCAGCGCCGCCACTTCCTCTACGGCATCGTCTCGACCGCCGCGATCCTCGTCCTGGCCGGCTGGATCCTCTACCTGCTCTTCGACACCCACCAGTTCACCACCGCCAAGTGGAGCCCCTTCGCCTACGAGGGAATCCAGGAGCTGCTGCTGAAGGGGCTGTGGAACACCCTCAAGGCCTTCCTCTACGCCGCGGTGCTCTCCCTGCTGCTCGGCGCGGTGCTGGCCACCGGCAGGCTCTCGGTCCACCGGCCGGTGCGCTGGCTGGCCACCCTGTGCGTGGAGTTCTTCCGGGCCATGCCGGTGCTGGTGATGATCTTCTTCATCTTCGTGGCGCTCAAGGTCCAGCCGCTGCCGGCGCTGGTGGCGGGGCTGACCCTGTACAACGGCTCGGTGCTCGCCGAGGTCTTCCGTACGGGCATCAACGCGGTGGAAAGGGGGCAGCGCGAAGCGGCGTACGCGCTGGGCATGCGCAAGACACAGGTGATGAGCCACATCCTCGCACCGCAGGCGGTGCGGGCGATGCTGCCCACCATCATCAGCCAGCTGGTGGTGGCACTGAAGGACACCTCGCTGGGATACCTGATCACCTATGAGGAGTTCCTGCACGCGGGCAAGCTGATCGCCTCGAACCTCGACTACGACCTGCCCTTCATCCCCGTCGTGATGATCATCTCCCCGATCTACATCGGGATGTGCATGCTGCTCTCCTGGTTCGCCACCTGGGTGGCCCGGCGGGAGCGGCGCAACGTCAAGACCAAGGCGGTGAAGGTGGGTCCGCCCGAGCCGGGAGTGGTGCTGCCGGGACGGGACTAG
- a CDS encoding CocE/NonD family hydrolase — MQRTTTAAAVAALLAAAALGLAPHQAQAAAAGTAADTAATPSELRFHDIPGSGGITLKGNVFSPSAAESGRKYPLIVLPTSWAMPQIEYIAQARKLADSGYVVVSYTSRGFWLSGGQIEVAGPPDVADVSAVIDWALAHTAADPDRIGLGGVSYGAGISLLASANDPRVKAVVSMSGWADLIDSIYSGRTQHLQAAVMLGAAGSLTGRPGPELQQVLGDFLGSRLDKEQEMIEWGKKRSVAFSVDRLNANGTAVFLGNAWGDTLFPPNQYTKFFERLTGPKRLELRPGDHATAEATGLFGLPNDTWTNARRWFDRHLKGERNGVDGESPVQLKSRSDNGYEGYPDWKSVGAGGSEKLALNDSEHLFANVDSGANGGILLLSNLLDQFARTPPMASIPLLPRSFAAVWQSGRYDEERRIRGAVRLHTTVTPTKGDGTFVAYLYDVGPLGVGKLVSNAPYTFHGKTPGQAFGVDLELFSTAYDVPEGHRLALVIDTVDPLYIEHNPTGAQLTFSSPATDPSYVSVPLREQ, encoded by the coding sequence ATGCAACGCACCACCACCGCCGCAGCCGTGGCGGCCCTGCTGGCGGCAGCCGCCCTGGGCCTGGCCCCCCACCAGGCCCAGGCGGCTGCGGCCGGCACCGCGGCGGACACCGCCGCCACCCCTTCGGAGCTGCGCTTCCACGACATCCCCGGCTCCGGGGGCATCACCCTCAAGGGCAACGTGTTCTCCCCGTCGGCCGCCGAGTCCGGCCGGAAGTACCCGCTGATCGTGCTCCCCACCAGCTGGGCCATGCCGCAGATCGAATACATCGCGCAGGCCAGGAAGCTCGCCGACTCCGGCTACGTCGTGGTCAGCTACACCTCCCGCGGCTTCTGGCTCTCCGGCGGACAGATCGAGGTGGCCGGCCCCCCGGACGTCGCGGACGTCTCGGCCGTCATCGACTGGGCGCTGGCCCACACCGCCGCCGACCCGGACCGCATCGGCCTCGGCGGGGTCTCGTACGGCGCGGGCATCAGCCTGTTGGCCTCCGCGAACGACCCCCGCGTGAAAGCGGTGGTCTCGATGAGCGGCTGGGCCGACCTCATCGACTCGATCTACTCGGGGCGCACCCAGCACCTGCAGGCCGCCGTCATGCTGGGCGCCGCAGGCTCCCTCACGGGCCGGCCCGGCCCCGAACTCCAGCAGGTACTCGGCGACTTCCTCGGCTCCCGGCTGGACAAGGAGCAGGAGATGATCGAGTGGGGGAAGAAGCGCTCGGTCGCCTTCTCGGTGGACAGGCTCAACGCCAACGGCACGGCCGTCTTCCTCGGCAACGCCTGGGGCGACACCCTCTTCCCGCCGAACCAGTACACCAAGTTCTTCGAGCGGCTGACCGGGCCCAAGCGGCTGGAACTGCGGCCCGGCGACCACGCCACCGCCGAGGCGACCGGGCTGTTCGGCCTGCCCAACGACACCTGGACCAACGCCCGGCGCTGGTTCGACCGCCACCTCAAGGGCGAGCGCAACGGCGTGGACGGCGAGTCCCCGGTCCAGCTGAAGTCCCGCAGCGACAACGGGTACGAGGGGTACCCCGACTGGAAGTCCGTCGGCGCCGGCGGCAGCGAGAAGCTCGCCCTCAACGACAGCGAGCACCTCTTCGCCAACGTCGACTCCGGCGCCAACGGCGGCATCCTGCTGCTGTCCAACCTCCTGGACCAGTTCGCCAGGACACCCCCGATGGCCTCGATCCCCCTCCTCCCCCGCTCCTTCGCCGCGGTCTGGCAGTCCGGGCGCTACGACGAGGAGCGCCGCATCCGCGGGGCCGTGAGACTGCACACCACCGTCACCCCCACCAAGGGCGACGGCACCTTCGTCGCCTACCTCTACGACGTCGGCCCGCTCGGAGTCGGCAAGCTCGTCAGCAACGCCCCGTACACCTTCCACGGCAAGACCCCCGGGCAGGCCTTCGGGGTGGATCTGGAACTGTTCTCCACCGCCTACGACGTGCCCGAGGGCCACCGGCTCGCCCTTGTCATCGACACGGTCGACCCGCTCTACATCGAGCACAACCCCACCGGTGCACAGCTGACCTTCTCCTCGCCCGCCACCGATCCCAGTTACGTCTCGGTGCCGCTGCGCGAGCAGTGA
- a CDS encoding L,D-transpeptidase has product MASTALLAAALTACSGGSGGGSTGEAELKPKADMAVSVNLTGDQVKAGQPVTVTIAEGKLAQVKVTDAKGAELPGKISDDGRTWTSERNAAPGAEYKVEAQNTESQSASTQFKTSAADKVNKVSINVPKGSTVGVAMPVSIVFDNPVANKAEVEKQLKVTTSDNTEGSWGWIKDYSGNDRVDWRPKDYWKSGTDVKVEMNLNGVDSGKGGGLFAKDYNTEFKIGKDRRIEVNLDTKKMSVTEDGQAQKTIPVSAGTPGGKKASWSGKMVIMTKEGTIRMDSQTVGLDDAYDKMVDYSMRLTWSGMYAHAAPWNAGNFGRANTSSGCVGMSDADAEDFFAKSQIGDPFEVVGSGSKGNADIGNGYGEWNLSWDQWKAKSALTGTAQNG; this is encoded by the coding sequence ATGGCGAGCACCGCACTTCTGGCCGCCGCGCTGACCGCATGCTCGGGCGGGAGCGGAGGCGGCTCGACCGGCGAGGCCGAGCTGAAGCCGAAGGCGGACATGGCGGTCTCGGTGAACCTGACGGGCGATCAGGTGAAGGCGGGCCAGCCCGTCACGGTGACCATCGCCGAGGGCAAGCTGGCCCAGGTGAAGGTGACCGACGCCAAGGGGGCCGAGCTCCCGGGGAAGATATCCGACGACGGCAGGACCTGGACCTCGGAGCGCAACGCGGCGCCCGGCGCGGAGTACAAGGTCGAGGCGCAGAACACCGAGAGCCAGAGCGCCTCGACGCAGTTCAAGACCTCCGCCGCGGACAAGGTGAACAAGGTCTCGATCAACGTGCCCAAGGGCAGCACGGTGGGCGTGGCGATGCCGGTCTCGATCGTCTTCGACAACCCGGTGGCGAACAAGGCCGAGGTGGAGAAGCAGCTGAAGGTGACCACCTCGGACAACACCGAGGGCTCCTGGGGCTGGATCAAGGACTACTCGGGCAACGACCGCGTCGACTGGCGGCCCAAGGACTACTGGAAGTCCGGCACGGACGTGAAGGTCGAGATGAACCTGAACGGCGTGGACTCCGGCAAGGGCGGCGGCCTCTTCGCGAAGGACTACAACACCGAGTTCAAGATCGGCAAGGACCGCCGGATCGAGGTGAACCTCGACACCAAGAAGATGTCGGTGACCGAGGACGGCCAGGCGCAGAAGACGATCCCGGTCTCCGCCGGCACTCCCGGCGGCAAGAAGGCCTCCTGGTCCGGGAAGATGGTGATCATGACGAAGGAGGGCACCATCCGGATGGACTCCCAGACGGTGGGCCTCGACGACGCCTACGACAAGATGGTCGACTACTCGATGCGGCTCACCTGGTCGGGCATGTACGCGCACGCCGCTCCGTGGAACGCCGGCAACTTCGGCCGCGCCAACACCAGTTCCGGCTGCGTGGGGATGAGCGACGCCGACGCCGAGGACTTCTTCGCCAAGTCCCAGATCGGCGACCCGTTCGAGGTCGTCGGCAGCGGCTCGAAGGGCAACGCCGACATCGGCAACGGCTACGGCGAGTGGAACCTGTCCTGGGACCAGTGGAAGGCCAAGAGCGCGCTGACGGGCACTGCGCAGAACGGCTGA
- a CDS encoding lipid II:glycine glycyltransferase FemX — protein MCALLVTPTQQDQDQELRVRALSVREYRQFLSRHRRASFLQYPSWADVKDLWRAERVGWHYPDGEMAGAGLVLYRQFPGTRKYFAYLPEGPVADWADPHLDRWLNPLMRHLKAAGAFAVRIGPTPAYRRWDAATVKSATGPGRQISDVLATEVDPVGAALADRLRTRGWKRCGGEDDGDAQPRHVFRVPLAGRTPGDLWSGLNQEWRRNVRKADKAGVETVLGSAADLPEFYRLLRITEERDGFRLGRSLAYYQQQYQVLNAEETGRMRLYLGIHQGEILAAHTMIVAGSRVWYQTGASADHRREVRPSNALQWRMMCDAHALGAEEYDMRGVPSTLDPDERSFGLLRWKLGTGGQVVETLGEWETPMDGYANTALYKAFQAYLARR, from the coding sequence GTGTGTGCACTGCTCGTGACCCCCACCCAGCAGGATCAGGACCAGGAGCTCCGGGTGCGCGCCCTGTCCGTCCGGGAATACCGGCAGTTCCTTTCCCGGCACCGCCGGGCCAGCTTTCTCCAGTACCCCTCATGGGCCGACGTAAAGGACCTTTGGCGCGCGGAAAGGGTCGGATGGCACTACCCCGACGGTGAAATGGCCGGCGCCGGCCTCGTTCTCTACCGCCAATTCCCCGGCACCCGCAAATACTTCGCCTACCTCCCCGAGGGACCCGTCGCCGACTGGGCCGACCCGCACCTCGACCGCTGGCTGAACCCGCTGATGCGCCACCTCAAGGCCGCCGGTGCCTTCGCCGTCCGCATCGGCCCCACCCCCGCCTACCGGCGCTGGGACGCGGCCACCGTCAAGTCCGCCACCGGGCCCGGCCGGCAGATATCCGACGTCCTCGCCACCGAGGTGGACCCGGTCGGCGCCGCCCTCGCCGACCGGCTGCGCACCCGGGGCTGGAAGCGCTGCGGCGGCGAGGACGACGGGGACGCCCAGCCCCGCCACGTCTTCCGGGTCCCCCTCGCCGGCCGCACCCCGGGCGACCTGTGGTCCGGCCTCAACCAGGAGTGGCGCCGCAACGTGCGCAAGGCCGACAAGGCCGGAGTGGAGACCGTCCTCGGCAGCGCCGCCGACCTGCCCGAGTTCTACCGGCTGCTGAGGATCACCGAGGAGCGCGACGGCTTCCGGCTCGGCCGCTCCCTCGCGTACTACCAGCAGCAGTACCAGGTCCTCAACGCGGAGGAAACCGGCCGCATGCGGCTCTACCTGGGCATCCACCAGGGCGAGATACTCGCCGCGCACACGATGATCGTCGCCGGCAGCCGGGTCTGGTACCAGACCGGCGCCTCCGCCGACCACCGGCGCGAAGTGCGGCCCAGCAACGCTCTGCAGTGGCGCATGATGTGCGACGCCCACGCCCTCGGAGCGGAGGAATACGACATGCGCGGGGTACCCTCCACCCTCGACCCCGACGAACGCTCTTTCGGACTGCTGCGCTGGAAGCTCGGTACCGGCGGACAGGTCGTCGAGACGCTCGGAGAGTGGGAGACCCCGATGGACGGATACGCCAACACGGCGCTCTACAAGGCGTTCCAGGCCTACCTGGCCCGCCGGTGA
- the murJ gene encoding murein biosynthesis integral membrane protein MurJ, with protein sequence MTATDTRPAAEETGRGAAPGNSSVLRSGALMAAGSIVSRATGFVRSAVVVAALGVGLLGDSYAVANTVPNILYMLLIGGALNAVFVPELVRAAKQHPDGGAAYTDRLLTACTVALVVLTAVAVLATPLIVGAYTPSYTGAQQGTTVALARFCLPQILFYGLFTLLGQVLNARGRFGAMMWTPVLNNFVVIGVFGLFLYVSHDAADGLTAGETRLLGLGTTAGIVIQALALVPSLRAARFRWRPRFDWRGSGLTRPLRNAGWLVLLVFTNQIAYWVVTRLSTTVGDLAGGAGYAAYSNAYQLWIVPQGIITVSLVTALMPRMSSAASDGDLAGVRKDVSYALRSSAALVVPAAVLFAALAPWVIGAVYGYGRTGAADVEAMAGMLIAFAPGLVAYSAQYVLSRGFYALSDTRTAFFLNLVIVALNAGLSYAAYLLLPLRWAVTGMAGASSVAFTAGAAVTAYVLARRLGPRTGTRTQLRATALRTHLRLLAACVPAAAAGYAAARAAGPLGDFAAVGAGTAALLLVVVLLAGPLRLTEITDQLASLRRRTGR encoded by the coding sequence GTGACGGCCACCGACACCAGACCGGCCGCCGAGGAGACCGGCCGCGGCGCGGCCCCGGGGAACTCCTCGGTGCTGCGCAGCGGCGCGCTCATGGCGGCCGGCTCGATCGTCTCCCGTGCCACCGGTTTCGTCCGCTCCGCCGTCGTCGTCGCGGCCCTGGGCGTCGGACTGCTCGGCGACAGCTACGCCGTCGCCAACACCGTCCCCAACATCCTGTACATGCTGCTCATCGGCGGCGCCCTCAACGCCGTCTTCGTACCCGAGCTGGTCCGCGCCGCCAAGCAGCACCCGGACGGCGGCGCCGCCTACACCGACCGGCTGCTGACCGCCTGCACGGTGGCGCTCGTGGTGCTCACCGCCGTCGCCGTGCTCGCCACCCCGCTGATCGTCGGCGCGTACACCCCCTCCTACACGGGCGCCCAGCAGGGCACCACCGTCGCCCTGGCCCGCTTCTGCCTCCCGCAGATCCTCTTCTACGGGCTCTTCACGCTGCTCGGCCAGGTGCTGAACGCCCGCGGCCGGTTCGGCGCGATGATGTGGACCCCGGTCCTCAACAACTTCGTGGTCATCGGCGTCTTCGGGCTCTTCCTCTACGTCTCCCACGACGCCGCGGACGGCCTGACCGCCGGCGAGACCCGGCTGCTGGGCCTCGGCACCACCGCCGGCATCGTCATCCAGGCCCTCGCCCTGGTCCCCTCGCTGCGCGCCGCCCGCTTCCGCTGGCGCCCCCGCTTCGACTGGCGCGGCAGCGGCCTCACGCGCCCCCTGCGCAACGCCGGCTGGCTGGTCCTGCTCGTGTTCACCAACCAGATCGCCTACTGGGTCGTGACCCGGCTCTCCACCACCGTCGGAGACCTCGCCGGCGGCGCCGGCTACGCCGCCTACAGCAACGCCTACCAGTTGTGGATCGTCCCCCAGGGCATCATCACCGTCTCCCTCGTCACCGCCCTGATGCCCCGGATGAGCTCCGCCGCGAGCGACGGCGACCTCGCCGGCGTCCGCAAGGACGTCTCCTACGCGCTGCGCTCCAGCGCGGCCCTCGTCGTCCCCGCCGCCGTGCTCTTCGCCGCCCTCGCCCCCTGGGTGATCGGCGCCGTCTACGGGTACGGCCGCACCGGCGCCGCCGACGTCGAGGCCATGGCGGGCATGCTGATCGCCTTCGCCCCCGGCCTGGTCGCCTACTCCGCGCAGTACGTGCTCTCCCGCGGCTTCTACGCCCTCTCCGACACCCGCACCGCGTTCTTCCTGAACCTGGTGATCGTCGCGCTGAACGCCGGACTGTCCTACGCCGCCTACCTCCTGCTGCCCCTGCGCTGGGCGGTCACCGGCATGGCGGGAGCCTCCTCGGTCGCCTTCACCGCGGGCGCCGCCGTCACCGCGTACGTCCTCGCGCGGCGGCTCGGCCCGCGCACCGGCACCCGTACCCAGCTGCGCGCCACCGCCCTGCGCACACACCTGCGGCTGCTGGCCGCCTGCGTCCCCGCGGCTGCCGCCGGGTACGCGGCCGCCCGCGCCGCCGGCCCGCTCGGCGACTTCGCGGCGGTCGGGGCGGGAACCGCCGCGCTGCTGCTCGTCGTCGTCCTCCTCGCCGGGCCGCTGCGCCTGACGGAGATCACCGACCAGCTGGCCTCCCTGCGGCGCAGGACGGGCCGATAG
- a CDS encoding response regulator transcription factor, translated as MPRVLLIEDDPSIREGVGLGLRRRGHEVSAAETGEEGLELMAGFRPELVLLDLMLPGINGVQVCRRIRETSQVPIIMLTARGDDFDIVIGLEAGADDYIVKPARTEVIEARVKAVLRRLSTPAGSRLEVEQHGELAIDRSGLTVAKNGERVPLAPSELKLLLHLSASPEQVFSRQQLLEYVWDHSYHADARLVDACVRRLRHKVEDPARSPRYIQTVRGFGYRFGPL; from the coding sequence ATGCCACGCGTACTGCTGATCGAGGACGACCCATCCATCCGGGAGGGTGTGGGCCTCGGCCTGCGCCGGCGCGGCCACGAGGTCAGCGCCGCCGAGACCGGGGAGGAGGGGCTCGAGCTGATGGCGGGCTTCCGCCCCGAGCTCGTGCTCCTCGACCTGATGCTGCCGGGGATCAACGGCGTGCAGGTCTGCCGCCGGATCCGCGAGACCAGCCAGGTGCCGATCATCATGCTCACCGCGCGCGGCGACGACTTCGACATAGTCATCGGCCTCGAGGCCGGCGCCGACGACTACATCGTCAAACCCGCCCGCACCGAGGTCATAGAGGCCCGGGTCAAGGCCGTACTGCGCCGGCTCAGCACCCCGGCGGGCAGCCGCCTCGAAGTCGAGCAGCACGGCGAGCTGGCCATCGACCGCTCCGGGCTCACCGTCGCCAAGAACGGCGAGCGCGTCCCCCTCGCCCCCAGCGAGCTCAAGCTCCTGCTGCACCTGTCGGCCTCGCCCGAACAGGTCTTCTCCCGCCAGCAGCTCCTCGAATACGTCTGGGACCACAGCTACCACGCCGACGCCCGGCTCGTGGACGCCTGCGTACGCCGCCTGCGCCACAAGGTCGAGGACCCCGCCCGCAGCCCCCGCTACATCCAGACCGTGCGCGGCTTCGGCTACCGCTTCGGCCCCCTGTAG
- a CDS encoding sensor histidine kinase: MRRTAPLGLRTRLIAAFLLVAAICAGTTAALTYQKARTAILTQTQDTAVSTLRDQVEQQQLELPVDQQQLQLSVGDIAKRGKPHPWTIFGEYGTLRASSNGTPATSGAVTEALRRRVTANPHGAFQRVEDRSGNPYLVVGMPAVFNQGGVRQATGIVYFATMPLDAEEATVKAMVDAAQQGAVPGLAIALIPALLAARSVLRPVRDMRRAAQRLGRGRLDTRIEVRGADELAGLARTFNETARALEQSVAELQEAEARARRFAADVSHELRTPLAGMLAVTEVLDEDAEHLDPDTAKALRLVSAETGKLAVLVEDLMEISRFDARAAELNLDDVDLAEAIGKTLERRHWDDGRVVIVTDLPPEVRARLDPRRFDVVLANLVGNALRHGGAPVRVTVGTGPGPDGEGDRLLIEVADSGPGIAPEVLPHIFDRFFKADAARTRSAGSGLGLAITQENVRLHGGTLRAGNGPANGAVFTLDMPLEARA, from the coding sequence GTGAGACGCACGGCGCCGCTCGGGCTCCGCACCCGGCTGATCGCGGCCTTCCTGCTCGTCGCCGCGATCTGCGCGGGCACCACGGCCGCCCTCACCTACCAGAAGGCGCGCACCGCGATCCTGACCCAGACCCAGGACACCGCCGTGTCCACCCTGCGCGACCAGGTGGAGCAGCAGCAGCTGGAGCTGCCCGTGGACCAGCAGCAACTGCAGCTGAGCGTCGGCGACATCGCCAAGCGCGGCAAACCGCACCCCTGGACGATCTTCGGCGAGTACGGCACCCTGCGCGCCTCCTCCAACGGCACCCCGGCCACCTCCGGCGCGGTCACCGAGGCGCTCCGCCGACGGGTGACCGCCAACCCGCACGGCGCCTTCCAGCGGGTCGAGGACCGCTCCGGCAACCCCTACCTCGTCGTCGGCATGCCGGCCGTGTTCAACCAGGGCGGCGTCCGCCAGGCCACCGGCATCGTCTACTTCGCCACCATGCCGCTCGACGCCGAGGAGGCCACGGTGAAGGCCATGGTCGACGCCGCCCAGCAGGGCGCCGTACCCGGCCTCGCCATCGCCCTGATCCCCGCCCTGCTCGCCGCGCGCAGCGTGCTGCGCCCGGTACGGGACATGCGCCGCGCCGCCCAGCGGCTCGGCCGGGGCCGCCTGGACACCCGTATCGAGGTCAGGGGCGCCGACGAGCTCGCCGGACTCGCCCGCACCTTCAACGAGACGGCCCGCGCCCTCGAACAGTCCGTGGCCGAACTCCAGGAGGCGGAGGCCCGGGCCCGCCGGTTCGCCGCCGACGTCTCGCACGAACTGCGCACCCCGCTCGCAGGCATGCTCGCCGTCACCGAGGTCCTCGACGAGGACGCCGAGCACCTCGATCCGGACACCGCGAAGGCCCTGCGGCTGGTCAGCGCCGAGACCGGGAAACTCGCCGTCCTCGTCGAGGACCTGATGGAGATATCCCGCTTCGACGCCCGCGCCGCCGAGCTCAACCTGGACGACGTGGACCTGGCCGAAGCCATCGGCAAGACCCTGGAGCGCCGGCACTGGGACGACGGCCGCGTGGTCATCGTCACCGATCTGCCCCCCGAGGTCCGCGCCCGGCTGGACCCGCGCCGCTTCGACGTGGTCCTCGCCAACCTCGTCGGCAACGCCCTCAGGCACGGCGGCGCCCCCGTGCGCGTCACCGTGGGGACCGGCCCCGGTCCGGACGGCGAGGGCGACCGGCTGCTCATCGAGGTCGCCGACAGCGGACCCGGTATCGCCCCGGAGGTGCTCCCGCACATCTTCGACCGCTTCTTCAAGGCGGACGCGGCCCGCACCCGCTCGGCGGGCAGCGGCCTCGGCCTCGCCATCACCCAGGAGAACGTACGCCTGCACGGCGGCACCCTCCGCGCGGGCAACGGGCCCGCCAACGGAGCGGTCTTCACCCTCGACATGCCCCTGGAGGCCCGCGCATGA
- a CDS encoding GerMN domain-containing protein has protein sequence MSTTRGRSAAAAAALLSPLLLAGCGIKPTAPVDSGSAATVTVPVPAGSAVLYFVSPDGHLVPSPQRDVPGLAPLQALNRLLDGPGERELAAGLTTQVPSTHGKRLESSAVSFPQRDVMRVQLPFPAADLTSTARRQLVCTLVSTGGREDRFTVALKGTEPALDLEPVGCQGIGERPLA, from the coding sequence ATGAGCACGACCCGGGGACGGTCGGCGGCCGCCGCGGCGGCCCTGCTGAGCCCGCTGCTGCTCGCCGGATGCGGGATCAAACCCACCGCGCCGGTCGACAGCGGCTCCGCCGCCACCGTGACCGTGCCCGTCCCCGCGGGCTCCGCCGTGCTCTACTTCGTCTCGCCGGACGGCCATCTCGTACCGTCCCCGCAGCGGGACGTACCCGGGCTGGCCCCGCTCCAGGCGCTCAACCGGCTGCTCGACGGCCCCGGCGAGCGGGAGCTCGCGGCCGGCCTCACCACCCAGGTGCCCTCCACGCACGGCAAACGCCTGGAGTCCTCGGCGGTCTCCTTCCCGCAGCGCGACGTGATGCGCGTCCAGCTGCCGTTCCCGGCCGCGGACCTGACGTCGACCGCCCGGCGCCAGCTGGTGTGCACCCTCGTCTCCACCGGCGGCCGGGAGGACCGGTTCACGGTCGCCCTCAAGGGGACCGAACCGGCCCTCGACCTCGAGCCCGTCGGGTGCCAGGGCATCGGCGAACGCCCCCTTGCGTAG